In the Centroberyx gerrardi isolate f3 chromosome 9, fCenGer3.hap1.cur.20231027, whole genome shotgun sequence genome, one interval contains:
- the fam163ab gene encoding protein FAM163A: protein MTAGTVVITGGILATVILLCIIAVLCYCRLQYYCCKKNGSDSGSLSQQHFACNACSVSGLGLGLGLDGSALTPLSLSPPEPPGPGDPGDPPAGRRRYCPTCSPYDSPFYVRTADEMRNGGERITYMPTHYDNQALAPPLPAARGSLLRESRRAPQPDFYTNTRAISTEV, encoded by the exons ATGACAGCTGGAACTGTTGTCATAACCGGAGGAATACTGGCCACGGTGATACTGCTGTGTATCATAGCTGTGCTCTGCTACTGTAGACTCCag TACTACTGTTGTAAGAAGAATGGGTCTGACAGCGGCTCCCTCTCTCAGCAGCATTTTGCCTGTAACGCCTGCAGCGTGTCGGGTCTGGGTCTGGGACTGGGTCTGGACGGCTCGGCCCTCACCCCTCTGTCCCTGTCGCCGCCGGAGCCGCCGGGCCCCGGCGACCCGGGCGACCCGCCCGCGGGCCGCCGCCGCTACTGCCCCACCTGCTCGCCCTACGACTCGCCCTTCTACGTCCGCACCGCCGACGAGATGCGCAACGGCGGCGAGCGCATCACCTACATGCCCACGCACTACGACAACCAGGCGCTGGCGCCGCCGCTGCCCGCCGCCCGAGGCTCCCTGCTGAGGGAGAGCCGCCGCGCGCCGCAGCCCGACTTCTACACCAACACCCGCGCCATCAGCACCGAGGTGTGA